A single region of the Sorghum bicolor cultivar BTx623 chromosome 7, Sorghum_bicolor_NCBIv3, whole genome shotgun sequence genome encodes:
- the LOC8080671 gene encoding uncharacterized protein LOC8080671 isoform X1 gives MRVGDGGEIGAGLRGGGGAVVRRRRRRRCGAVVEDGEASGWSASSTSRGSSARGSSGGDSPLTRFVRRGGRLGTDPERDETTLTSSSSYASAGSTEPQEEDDDAALEAAKDKRWAHARARPQGQQTKNAAVPCFTGERQDQQRHRLGAVLFQGSRKDRAHQRPASLDFGSPGVARSSTHSPGFPVTGVVGVMNKGLGISNSSHGRPDVMSSPGTPSYNRRGMTTGVGYQQGSNSERAIPPSAGHRWHPGSSMVLPYSSGRTLPSKWEDAERWIFSPNPNNNALGRSVPQLWRPKSKSGPLGPPGRFGGAYSCVSSSTQFLDNGRVGSLAVNAPYLSGVLLPEHACGGVMDWGRDLSGVSGDDSSNGRGGRSAQMNGRHPAMRSARVSQQPGSAVESYQSLPTTSLESIQDGVIESIKDSATSSAPIIVRKDVATQTSPDISRSSSPSMRASFSRSLSAQEVKELESCFSKLEVRDVQVDDRVTLTRWSKKHVTRGSDKNAPNIIEWKKKTVDSKSSSETAKLISKINGEEAKMTAWENMQKTEAEAAIQKLVIKIEKKRPYSLERIFNTLRSGSWKTQVVHSTSTIKQDQHISRTIKTAPHLSKNGQMSSLSGCFTCHAF, from the exons ATGCGGGTTGGCGATGGTGGTGAGATTGGGGCGGGGCTCCGCGGCGGCGGGGGAGCGGtggtgaggaggaggaggaggaggaggtgcggGGCCGTGGTGGAGGACGGGGAGGCGAGCGGGTGGTCGGCGAGCTCGACCAGCCGCGGGAGCAGCGCGCGCGGATCCTCCGGCGGCGACTCG CCTTTAACCAGGTTCGTGCGCCGGGGTGGTCGACTGGGGACGGATCCGGAGCGGGACGAGACGACGCTCACTTCCTCATCCTCCTACG CTTCTGCAGGTTCCACGGAGCCacaggaggaggacgacgatgcCGCATTAGAAGCGGCCAAGGACAAGAGGTGGGCACATGCACGAGCACGACCCCAAGGGCAGCAGACCAAGAATGCAGCAGTCCCCTGTTTCACTGGCG AACGCCAAGACCAGCAACGGCATCGGTTGGGAGCTGTTCTTTTCCAAGGCAGCAGGAAGGACAGGGCGCATCAGCGCCCGGCCTCGCTTGATTTTGGCTCCCCTGGTGTTGCCAGATCATCAACGCATTCTCCAGGGTTCCCGGTCACTGGTGTGGTCGGGGTGATGAACAAGGGGTTgggcatatcaaattcatcacacGGTAGGCCAGACGTGATGTCTAGTCCAGGGACACCGAGCTACAATCGGCGTGGGATGACGACAGGTGTTGGCTATCAGCAGGGTTCGAATTCTGAAAGAGCGATCCCGCCTTCGGCCGGCCATAGATGGCATCCGGGAAGCAGCATGGTGTTGCCTTATAGCAGTGGGAGGACACTGCCGTCGAAATGGGAGGATGCAGAGAGGTGGATCTTCAGTCCTAACCCCAATAATAATGCACTTGGGAGGTCAGTCCCGCAACTCTGGCGGCCGAAATCCAAAAGTGGTCCTCTTGGACCTCCTGGTAGATTTGGTGGAGCGTACTCTTGTGTTTCATCATCGACTCAGTTCCTTGACAATGGTAGAGTTGGAAGTCTCGCTGTGAATGCACCTTACTTGTCTGGGGTCTTGCTACCTGAGCATGCTTGTGGGGGTGTTATGGACTGGGGAAGGGATCTAAGTGGAGTATCGGGTGACGATAGCAGCAATGGCCGAGGAGGCAGGTCTGCTCAAATGAATGGTCGGCATCCTGCTATGCGGTCTGCCAGGGTTTCTCAGCAACCTGGTAGTGCAGTCGAGTCATATCAGTCATTGCCTACTACTTCACTGGAATCTATACAAG ATGGCGTAATTgaaagcataaaagactctgCCACTAGCAGTGCCCCCATAATTGTGAGGAAGGATGTGGCAACACAAACAAGCCCTGATATTAGCAGGTCATCTTCTCCCAGCATGAGGGCTTCCTTCTCCCGTTCACTATCGGCACAAGAAGTCAAAGAGCTGGAGAGTTGTTTCTCTAAGCTTGAGGTCAGGGATGTGCAAGTGGATGATCGAGTTACTCTGACTAGGTGGTCCAAGAAACATGTCACCCGAGGCTCTGACAAGAATGCACCAAATattattgaatggaagaaaaagACTGTGGATTCTAAATCTTCATCAGAAACTGCAAAGTTAATATCAAA GATTAACGGAGAGGAAGCAAAAATGACTGCATGGGAGAATATGCAAAAAACTGAAGCAGAAGCAGCCATACAAAAGCTTGTG ATAAAAATTGAAAAGAAAAGGCCATACTCGCTGGAGAGGATTTTCAACACCCTCAGGTCTGGCTCTTGGAAAACACAGGTGGTACACAGTACATCAACCATAAAACAGGATCAGCATATTTCCAGGACTATCAAAACGGCACCACACCTCAGCAAGAACGGTCAAATGAGTTCATTGAGTGGCTGCTTCACATGTCATGCTTTCTAG
- the LOC8080671 gene encoding uncharacterized protein LOC8080671 isoform X2 — MRVGDGGEIGAGLRGGGGAVVRRRRRRRCGAVVEDGEASGWSASSTSRGSSARGSSGGDSPLTRFVRRGGRLGTDPERDETTLTSSSSYGSTEPQEEDDDAALEAAKDKRWAHARARPQGQQTKNAAVPCFTGERQDQQRHRLGAVLFQGSRKDRAHQRPASLDFGSPGVARSSTHSPGFPVTGVVGVMNKGLGISNSSHGRPDVMSSPGTPSYNRRGMTTGVGYQQGSNSERAIPPSAGHRWHPGSSMVLPYSSGRTLPSKWEDAERWIFSPNPNNNALGRSVPQLWRPKSKSGPLGPPGRFGGAYSCVSSSTQFLDNGRVGSLAVNAPYLSGVLLPEHACGGVMDWGRDLSGVSGDDSSNGRGGRSAQMNGRHPAMRSARVSQQPGSAVESYQSLPTTSLESIQDGVIESIKDSATSSAPIIVRKDVATQTSPDISRSSSPSMRASFSRSLSAQEVKELESCFSKLEVRDVQVDDRVTLTRWSKKHVTRGSDKNAPNIIEWKKKTVDSKSSSETAKLISKINGEEAKMTAWENMQKTEAEAAIQKLVIKIEKKRPYSLERIFNTLRSGSWKTQVVHSTSTIKQDQHISRTIKTAPHLSKNGQMSSLSGCFTCHAF; from the exons ATGCGGGTTGGCGATGGTGGTGAGATTGGGGCGGGGCTCCGCGGCGGCGGGGGAGCGGtggtgaggaggaggaggaggaggaggtgcggGGCCGTGGTGGAGGACGGGGAGGCGAGCGGGTGGTCGGCGAGCTCGACCAGCCGCGGGAGCAGCGCGCGCGGATCCTCCGGCGGCGACTCG CCTTTAACCAGGTTCGTGCGCCGGGGTGGTCGACTGGGGACGGATCCGGAGCGGGACGAGACGACGCTCACTTCCTCATCCTCCTACG GTTCCACGGAGCCacaggaggaggacgacgatgcCGCATTAGAAGCGGCCAAGGACAAGAGGTGGGCACATGCACGAGCACGACCCCAAGGGCAGCAGACCAAGAATGCAGCAGTCCCCTGTTTCACTGGCG AACGCCAAGACCAGCAACGGCATCGGTTGGGAGCTGTTCTTTTCCAAGGCAGCAGGAAGGACAGGGCGCATCAGCGCCCGGCCTCGCTTGATTTTGGCTCCCCTGGTGTTGCCAGATCATCAACGCATTCTCCAGGGTTCCCGGTCACTGGTGTGGTCGGGGTGATGAACAAGGGGTTgggcatatcaaattcatcacacGGTAGGCCAGACGTGATGTCTAGTCCAGGGACACCGAGCTACAATCGGCGTGGGATGACGACAGGTGTTGGCTATCAGCAGGGTTCGAATTCTGAAAGAGCGATCCCGCCTTCGGCCGGCCATAGATGGCATCCGGGAAGCAGCATGGTGTTGCCTTATAGCAGTGGGAGGACACTGCCGTCGAAATGGGAGGATGCAGAGAGGTGGATCTTCAGTCCTAACCCCAATAATAATGCACTTGGGAGGTCAGTCCCGCAACTCTGGCGGCCGAAATCCAAAAGTGGTCCTCTTGGACCTCCTGGTAGATTTGGTGGAGCGTACTCTTGTGTTTCATCATCGACTCAGTTCCTTGACAATGGTAGAGTTGGAAGTCTCGCTGTGAATGCACCTTACTTGTCTGGGGTCTTGCTACCTGAGCATGCTTGTGGGGGTGTTATGGACTGGGGAAGGGATCTAAGTGGAGTATCGGGTGACGATAGCAGCAATGGCCGAGGAGGCAGGTCTGCTCAAATGAATGGTCGGCATCCTGCTATGCGGTCTGCCAGGGTTTCTCAGCAACCTGGTAGTGCAGTCGAGTCATATCAGTCATTGCCTACTACTTCACTGGAATCTATACAAG ATGGCGTAATTgaaagcataaaagactctgCCACTAGCAGTGCCCCCATAATTGTGAGGAAGGATGTGGCAACACAAACAAGCCCTGATATTAGCAGGTCATCTTCTCCCAGCATGAGGGCTTCCTTCTCCCGTTCACTATCGGCACAAGAAGTCAAAGAGCTGGAGAGTTGTTTCTCTAAGCTTGAGGTCAGGGATGTGCAAGTGGATGATCGAGTTACTCTGACTAGGTGGTCCAAGAAACATGTCACCCGAGGCTCTGACAAGAATGCACCAAATattattgaatggaagaaaaagACTGTGGATTCTAAATCTTCATCAGAAACTGCAAAGTTAATATCAAA GATTAACGGAGAGGAAGCAAAAATGACTGCATGGGAGAATATGCAAAAAACTGAAGCAGAAGCAGCCATACAAAAGCTTGTG ATAAAAATTGAAAAGAAAAGGCCATACTCGCTGGAGAGGATTTTCAACACCCTCAGGTCTGGCTCTTGGAAAACACAGGTGGTACACAGTACATCAACCATAAAACAGGATCAGCATATTTCCAGGACTATCAAAACGGCACCACACCTCAGCAAGAACGGTCAAATGAGTTCATTGAGTGGCTGCTTCACATGTCATGCTTTCTAG